From the Billgrantia sulfidoxydans genome, one window contains:
- a CDS encoding aldehyde dehydrogenase family protein, producing MIYANPGQPGSVITFEPRYGNYIGGEFVPPVRGQYFDNVSPVNGEAFCEIPRSTAEDIEKALDAAHAAAPAWGRTSATERSNILLKIADRIEQNLEMLAVAETWDNGKAVRETLNADLPLAVDHFRYFAGCIRAQEGTAADIDANTVSYHFHEPLGVVGQIIPWNFPLLMAVWKLAPALAAGNCVVLKPAEQTPASVLELMKLIGDLLPPGVVNVVNGYGAEAGQALATSKRIAKIAFTGSTPVGAHILKCAADNIIPSTVELGGKSPNIYFADIMDAEPAFIEKAAEGLVLAFFNQGEVCTCPSRALIQESIYDAFMAKVMERVQKIKRGNPLDTDVQVGAQASQEQFDKIMSYMDIAREEGAEFLTGGDKESFDPAYDKGYYIQPTLLKGNNKMRVFQEEIFGPVVAVTTFKDEAEALAIANDTEFGLGAGVWSRDINVAFRMGRGIQAGRVWTNCYHQYPAHAAFGGYKKSGVGRETHKVALEHYQQTKNLLVSYDINPLGFF from the coding sequence ATGATCTATGCCAATCCCGGTCAGCCCGGTTCCGTCATCACCTTCGAACCGCGCTATGGCAACTACATCGGCGGTGAGTTCGTGCCGCCGGTACGCGGTCAGTACTTCGACAACGTCAGCCCGGTCAACGGCGAGGCGTTCTGCGAGATCCCCCGCTCCACCGCCGAGGACATCGAGAAGGCGCTGGATGCCGCCCATGCCGCCGCCCCCGCCTGGGGCCGCACCTCCGCCACCGAGCGCAGCAATATCCTGCTCAAGATCGCCGATCGCATCGAGCAGAACCTCGAGATGCTGGCCGTGGCTGAAACCTGGGACAACGGCAAGGCGGTGCGCGAGACCCTCAACGCCGACCTGCCGCTGGCCGTCGACCACTTCCGTTACTTCGCCGGCTGCATCCGCGCCCAGGAGGGTACTGCGGCCGACATCGACGCCAATACCGTCTCCTATCACTTCCACGAGCCGCTGGGCGTGGTGGGGCAGATCATTCCGTGGAACTTCCCGCTGCTGATGGCGGTGTGGAAACTGGCCCCGGCGCTGGCCGCCGGCAACTGCGTGGTGCTCAAGCCCGCCGAGCAGACCCCGGCCTCGGTACTCGAGCTGATGAAGCTGATCGGCGACCTGCTGCCGCCGGGCGTGGTCAACGTGGTCAACGGCTACGGCGCCGAGGCGGGCCAGGCGCTGGCCACCAGCAAGCGCATCGCCAAGATCGCCTTCACCGGCTCCACGCCGGTGGGCGCGCACATCCTCAAGTGCGCCGCCGACAACATCATTCCCTCCACCGTGGAGCTGGGCGGCAAGTCGCCGAACATCTACTTCGCCGACATCATGGACGCCGAGCCGGCCTTCATCGAGAAGGCCGCCGAGGGCCTGGTGCTGGCCTTCTTCAACCAGGGCGAGGTGTGCACCTGCCCGTCGCGGGCGCTGATCCAGGAGAGCATCTACGACGCCTTCATGGCCAAGGTCATGGAGCGGGTGCAGAAGATCAAGCGCGGCAACCCGCTGGACACCGACGTCCAGGTCGGCGCCCAGGCCTCCCAGGAGCAGTTCGACAAGATCATGTCCTACATGGACATCGCCCGCGAGGAGGGCGCCGAGTTCCTCACCGGCGGCGACAAGGAGAGCTTCGACCCGGCCTACGACAAGGGCTACTACATCCAGCCGACGCTGCTCAAGGGCAACAACAAGATGCGCGTGTTCCAGGAGGAGATCTTCGGTCCGGTGGTGGCGGTGACCACCTTCAAGGACGAGGCCGAGGCGCTGGCCATCGCCAACGACACCGAGTTCGGCCTCGGCGCCGGCGTGTGGAGCCGCGACATCAACGTCGCCTTCCGCATGGGGCGCGGCATCCAGGCCGGCCGCGTGTGGACCAACTGCTACCACCAGTACCCGGCGCACGCCGCCTTCGGTGGCTACAAGAAGTCCGGCGTCGGCCGCGAGACCCACAAGGTGGCGCTCGAGCACTACCAGCAGACCAAGAACCTGCTGGTGAGCTACGACATCAACCCGCTCGGCTTCTTCTGA
- a CDS encoding substrate-binding periplasmic protein produces MNAIRWMFMLALTLSSFVQASDSALDRPPERSYDAVIESGYLNVGLYRDFPPYSYLENGEPAGVDVAIGKRIAEELGVAFRVHWITPDETLEDDLRNNVWKGHYLAKRRIADVMLRVPYDRRFAYMRDSTGEVVNDQVVMFGPYQQERWQIAHDADALDSVTTMAVFQYHPIGVEIDTLPDTYLSSAFGGALRDRTRHFRDVARAFEAMAEGRVHAVMGTRAEIDHQLGRHADRPFQAADNGFPGLVKQGWDVGMAVKHTHRELGHVIEEIIDRMVREGEVAELFARHGLRYSPPAYYDGILAPDEES; encoded by the coding sequence ATGAATGCGATTCGCTGGATGTTCATGCTGGCGCTGACCTTGAGTTCGTTCGTCCAGGCGAGCGACTCGGCCCTCGACCGCCCACCCGAGCGGAGCTACGATGCCGTCATCGAGTCGGGCTACCTCAACGTCGGCCTCTATCGGGATTTTCCGCCCTATTCCTATCTGGAGAACGGCGAGCCCGCGGGCGTCGATGTGGCGATCGGCAAGCGTATCGCCGAGGAATTGGGGGTGGCGTTCCGCGTGCACTGGATCACGCCGGACGAGACCCTGGAAGACGATCTGCGCAATAACGTATGGAAGGGACACTATCTGGCGAAACGGCGTATCGCCGACGTCATGCTACGGGTGCCCTACGACCGCCGGTTTGCCTACATGCGCGATTCCACCGGCGAGGTGGTCAATGACCAGGTGGTGATGTTCGGCCCCTATCAGCAGGAGCGCTGGCAGATCGCCCACGACGCCGACGCGCTCGACTCGGTGACGACGATGGCGGTGTTCCAGTACCACCCCATCGGGGTGGAGATCGATACCCTGCCCGACACCTACCTCAGCTCCGCCTTCGGCGGCGCCCTGCGTGACCGCACGCGGCATTTCCGCGACGTCGCGCGTGCCTTCGAGGCCATGGCCGAGGGTCGCGTGCATGCCGTCATGGGCACCCGCGCCGAGATCGATCATCAGCTGGGACGGCACGCCGACCGACCCTTCCAGGCGGCGGACAACGGATTCCCGGGGCTGGTGAAGCAGGGCTGGGATGTCGGCATGGCGGTCAAGCATACCCATCGTGAGCTGGGGCACGTGATCGAGGAGATCATCGATCGCATGGTGCGCGAGGGGGAGGTCGCCGAACTCTTCGCTCGCCACGGCCTGCGCTACAGCCCGCCCGCCTACTACGACGGCATCCTGGCGCCTGACGAAGAGTCGTGA
- a CDS encoding PQQ-dependent methanol/ethanol family dehydrogenase, which yields MTYRSISTRFTLGSLALAVSLGAQAVTDEDILNDHATVDDVVTYGMGLQGQRYSGLEILNSENVQSLQPVWAFSFGGEKMRGQESQPIVKDGVMYVTASYSRAYAIDARTGEEIWQYDARLPDGIMPCCDVVNRGGALYDDLFIFGTLDAKLVALNKDTGKVVWVKQVADYQEGYSITAAPIVINGKLITGVSGGEFGIVGKVEAYDPRTGDLLWTRPTVEGHMGYVYRDGEAVENGISGGEAGLTWPGDMWETGGAATWLGGTYDPDTDTLFFGTGNPAPWNSHLRPGDNLFSSSRLAIDPNDGSIKWHFQTTPNDGWDYDGVNELVSFDYEQNGELVRAAATADRNGFFYVLDRTDGSFIRGFPFVDEISWAEGLDDQGRPIYTEGGRPGDPAATEDDKGEPVLARPAFLGGKNWMPMAYNQGTGLFYVPSNEWAMDIWNEPVSYKRGAAYLGAGFTIKPANEEFIGVLRAIDPSTGEEVWRHENRAPLWGGVMTTAGNLVFTGTPEGYLKAFDARTGEELYRFNTGSGVVGTPITWEMDGEQYVSVASGWGGAVPLWGGEVAKVVKNFNQGGMLWTFKLPNGEAAL from the coding sequence ATGACATATCGCTCGATCAGCACACGCTTTACCCTTGGCAGCCTGGCGCTGGCCGTCTCCCTTGGCGCCCAGGCGGTGACCGACGAGGACATCCTCAACGACCACGCTACCGTCGACGACGTGGTGACCTACGGCATGGGGTTGCAGGGCCAGCGCTACAGCGGCCTCGAGATCCTCAACAGCGAGAACGTCCAATCGCTGCAGCCGGTCTGGGCCTTCTCCTTCGGCGGCGAGAAGATGCGCGGCCAGGAGTCCCAGCCCATCGTCAAGGATGGCGTCATGTACGTCACGGCCTCCTACTCGCGCGCCTACGCGATCGACGCCCGCACCGGCGAGGAGATCTGGCAGTACGACGCACGCCTGCCCGACGGCATCATGCCCTGCTGCGACGTGGTCAATCGCGGCGGCGCGCTGTACGACGACCTGTTCATCTTCGGCACCCTGGACGCCAAGCTCGTCGCCCTGAACAAGGACACCGGCAAGGTCGTATGGGTCAAGCAGGTCGCCGACTACCAGGAAGGCTACTCGATCACCGCGGCGCCGATCGTCATCAACGGCAAGCTGATCACCGGCGTCTCCGGGGGCGAATTCGGCATCGTCGGCAAGGTCGAGGCCTACGATCCCCGCACCGGCGACCTGCTGTGGACACGACCGACCGTGGAAGGCCACATGGGCTACGTCTACCGTGACGGCGAAGCCGTCGAGAACGGCATCTCGGGGGGCGAGGCGGGGCTGACCTGGCCCGGCGACATGTGGGAGACCGGCGGGGCCGCCACCTGGCTGGGCGGCACCTACGACCCCGACACCGACACCCTGTTCTTCGGCACCGGCAACCCGGCCCCCTGGAACTCGCACCTGCGCCCCGGCGACAATCTGTTCTCCTCGTCGCGCCTGGCGATCGATCCCAACGACGGCAGCATCAAGTGGCACTTCCAGACCACGCCCAACGACGGCTGGGACTACGACGGTGTCAACGAGCTGGTCTCGTTCGACTACGAGCAGAATGGCGAGCTGGTCAGGGCGGCGGCCACTGCCGATCGCAACGGCTTCTTCTACGTGCTCGACCGCACCGACGGTAGCTTTATTCGAGGCTTCCCCTTCGTCGACGAGATCTCCTGGGCCGAAGGGCTCGACGACCAGGGGCGACCCATCTACACCGAGGGCGGGCGACCGGGCGATCCGGCCGCCACCGAGGACGACAAGGGCGAGCCGGTGCTCGCGCGCCCGGCGTTCCTCGGCGGCAAGAACTGGATGCCGATGGCCTACAACCAGGGCACCGGCCTGTTCTACGTACCTTCCAACGAGTGGGCCATGGACATCTGGAACGAGCCGGTCTCCTACAAGCGTGGCGCGGCCTATCTCGGCGCCGGCTTCACCATCAAGCCGGCCAACGAGGAGTTCATCGGCGTCCTGCGGGCGATCGATCCGAGCACCGGTGAGGAGGTCTGGCGCCACGAGAACCGCGCACCGCTGTGGGGCGGGGTGATGACGACCGCCGGCAACCTGGTGTTCACCGGCACGCCCGAAGGCTACCTGAAGGCGTTCGATGCCCGCACCGGCGAGGAGCTGTATCGCTTCAACACCGGCTCGGGCGTGGTCGGCACGCCAATCACCTGGGAGATGGACGGCGAGCAGTACGTTTCCGTCGCCTCGGGCTGGGGCGGAGCGGTGCCGCTGTGGGGCGGCGAGGTGGCCAAGGTGGTCAAGAACTTCAACCAGGGCGGCATGCTGTGGACCTTCAAGCTGCCGAACGGAGAGGCAGCGCTGTAA
- a CDS encoding MerC family mercury resistance protein, which yields MVAILGYSRPQILAAVQQMYTAVADAPASPFHFPVGAEASRRLGYPPERLAQLPAEVREAFAGVGYPFRAGAIRPGDRVLDIGAGAGGDALIARQLAGPQGRVIALDLTAAMTRRLQQASERHAIDRLGVVQGSAEQLPLPDASIDSITSNGALNLVPDKRRAVAEMFRVLKPHGRVQLADVVIHRPVSVDCHEDPRLWVECVVGATVKEELLALFEEAGFEEVRVVGSHDYFSLSPSAQTREVAVGFGAHSVELAMRRGAAKPAWIQRWGCRLDPRRWLRLWYRRGLLGMLAYLLALLSCYGTLALVALLPLLGVHLTLDDGLWAGAIATLALLALASVAVGMRRHRVPWPTLVGVIGSLLILHALFVDYSMAQELSGFVVLAGAVGWDLHQRRRHEARVLGLDKKKERDPGRA from the coding sequence ATGGTGGCCATACTCGGCTATTCCCGCCCGCAGATCCTGGCGGCAGTGCAGCAGATGTACACCGCCGTGGCGGATGCCCCCGCCTCGCCCTTCCACTTCCCGGTCGGCGCGGAGGCCAGCCGCCGCCTGGGCTATCCCCCCGAGCGGCTCGCTCAGCTGCCGGCCGAGGTGCGTGAGGCCTTCGCCGGGGTCGGCTACCCGTTCCGCGCCGGGGCCATCCGTCCTGGCGACCGGGTGCTCGACATCGGCGCCGGGGCCGGCGGCGATGCGCTGATCGCGCGCCAGCTGGCCGGCCCCCAGGGGCGGGTCATCGCGCTGGACCTCACCGCGGCCATGACGCGCCGGCTGCAGCAGGCCAGCGAACGCCACGCCATCGACCGCCTCGGCGTGGTGCAGGGCTCCGCCGAGCAGTTACCGCTACCCGATGCCAGCATCGACAGTATCACCAGCAACGGCGCCCTCAACCTGGTACCGGACAAGCGCCGCGCCGTGGCCGAGATGTTTCGCGTGCTCAAGCCCCACGGGCGCGTGCAGCTGGCCGACGTGGTCATCCACCGCCCGGTGTCGGTCGACTGCCACGAGGATCCGCGCCTGTGGGTCGAGTGCGTGGTGGGCGCCACGGTGAAGGAGGAGCTGCTGGCCCTGTTCGAGGAAGCCGGCTTCGAGGAGGTGCGCGTCGTCGGCAGCCACGACTACTTCTCCCTGAGCCCCAGCGCCCAGACACGCGAGGTCGCCGTCGGCTTCGGCGCCCACTCGGTCGAACTCGCCATGCGCCGAGGCGCCGCGAAGCCCGCCTGGATTCAGCGCTGGGGTTGTCGCCTCGATCCGCGCCGCTGGCTGCGGCTGTGGTATCGCCGCGGCCTGCTCGGCATGCTGGCCTACCTGCTGGCCCTGTTGAGCTGTTACGGCACCCTGGCACTGGTTGCCCTGCTGCCGCTGCTGGGTGTTCACCTGACGCTCGACGACGGGCTCTGGGCCGGCGCCATTGCCACCCTGGCGCTGCTCGCCCTGGCCAGCGTGGCCGTCGGCATGCGCCGGCATCGCGTGCCCTGGCCAACCTTGGTGGGCGTTATCGGCTCGCTGCTCATCCTCCATGCCCTGTTCGTCGACTACTCCATGGCACAGGAGCTGAGCGGCTTCGTGGTGCTGGCCGGCGCCGTCGGCTGGGATCTGCACCAGCGTCGACGCCACGAAGCCAGGGTCCTGGGCCTGGACAAAAAAAAAGAGCGCGACCCGGGTCGCGCCTGA
- a CDS encoding ABC transporter substrate-binding protein yields MSIHVTRVATILGLCWLALPAAVMALDVRIGYVQWVPDTGPVLSNVTPAPEDAGLRGAELAVDDNNASGRFLDQRYALESHVVESEEQAHAAFEQMLDAGIALFVLRVPAETLMTMADTATGRALLFNAGAQEDSLRTGDCRPHVLHTQPSYAMLTDALAQWLNLRRWQRAFLIAGPTEADRAWADAFRRSAGRFGVRLVADKTWTFDADLRRTASRELPLFTQADDYDVVVVADTRGDFGEYVPFNTWLPRPVVGTQGMTPVAWHRVVESWGAAQLQNRFRELAGRDMNGEDYAAWAGVRSIGTAVTELGAAGHEAIRDFTLSEDFQLAAFKGRRLGYRPWNGQLRQPIPLVHPQGLVIAAPIEGFLHPVTDLDSLGYDAAESDCRLQP; encoded by the coding sequence ATGTCGATCCACGTCACGAGAGTCGCGACCATCCTCGGCCTCTGCTGGCTGGCACTCCCTGCTGCGGTCATGGCCCTGGACGTACGCATCGGCTATGTCCAGTGGGTGCCGGACACCGGCCCGGTGCTGTCGAACGTGACGCCCGCCCCCGAGGACGCCGGCCTACGCGGCGCCGAGCTGGCCGTCGACGACAACAACGCCAGCGGACGCTTCCTCGACCAGCGCTATGCCTTGGAGTCGCACGTCGTCGAAAGCGAGGAGCAGGCGCACGCGGCCTTCGAGCAGATGCTCGACGCCGGCATCGCGCTGTTCGTGCTGCGCGTACCCGCCGAGACGCTCATGACCATGGCCGATACGGCGACCGGGCGGGCGTTGCTCTTCAACGCCGGGGCCCAGGAGGACTCGCTGCGCACCGGCGATTGCCGCCCCCACGTGCTGCACACCCAGCCGAGCTACGCCATGCTCACCGACGCCCTGGCCCAGTGGCTCAACCTGCGGCGCTGGCAGCGGGCCTTTCTCATCGCCGGGCCGACCGAGGCCGACCGCGCCTGGGCGGATGCCTTCCGGCGCTCGGCCGGACGCTTCGGCGTCCGACTCGTCGCCGACAAGACCTGGACCTTCGACGCCGACCTGAGGCGTACGGCATCGCGCGAGCTGCCGCTGTTCACCCAGGCGGACGACTACGACGTCGTGGTCGTCGCCGATACCCGCGGCGACTTCGGCGAGTACGTGCCCTTCAACACCTGGCTGCCGCGCCCCGTGGTGGGCACCCAGGGCATGACCCCGGTGGCCTGGCATCGGGTGGTCGAGAGCTGGGGCGCCGCCCAGCTGCAGAACCGTTTTCGCGAGCTGGCCGGGCGCGACATGAACGGGGAGGACTACGCCGCCTGGGCGGGCGTGCGCTCGATAGGCACGGCGGTCACCGAACTCGGCGCCGCCGGCCATGAGGCAATTCGCGATTTCACCCTCTCCGAGGACTTCCAGCTGGCCGCCTTCAAGGGCCGCCGTCTCGGCTACCGCCCGTGGAACGGCCAGCTGCGTCAACCGATACCGCTGGTGCATCCCCAAGGGCTGGTCATTGCCGCCCCCATCGAAGGCTTTCTGCACCCGGTCACCGATCTCGACTCCCTGGGCTACGACGCCGCCGAGAGCGACTGTCGCCTCCAGCCCTGA
- the pedF gene encoding cytochrome c-550 PedF yields the protein MKATSLLNTRVISTGLALGFLTLSVVAMGHGDVTPQEVDTGALPTLGSEPLSENPFRPGNEHGEYHEEAVKVGESGYAGNCAVCHGIQAQSGGLTPDLRELEEWDDEYFIGRVRNGTGKGMPSFKDNLDQNAIWAIKTYVESVKE from the coding sequence ATGAAAGCCACTAGCCTGCTCAATACCCGCGTTATCAGCACCGGCCTAGCGCTCGGATTTCTCACTCTTTCGGTCGTTGCCATGGGGCACGGCGACGTGACCCCGCAGGAGGTCGATACCGGCGCTCTTCCGACATTGGGCAGCGAGCCGCTCAGCGAGAATCCCTTCCGTCCCGGCAACGAGCATGGTGAATACCATGAAGAAGCCGTCAAGGTCGGGGAGAGCGGCTATGCCGGCAACTGCGCGGTCTGCCACGGCATCCAGGCCCAATCCGGCGGCCTCACCCCCGACCTTCGCGAACTCGAGGAGTGGGACGACGAGTACTTCATCGGACGCGTGCGCAACGGCACCGGCAAGGGCATGCCCTCGTTCAAGGACAATCTCGACCAGAACGCCATCTGGGCGATCAAGACCTACGTCGAATCGGTCAAGGAGTAG